A genomic window from Serratia liquefaciens includes:
- a CDS encoding L-ribulose-5-phosphate 3-epimerase, with protein sequence MRQHPLGIYEKALPKHLTWPERLALAKACGFDFVEMSVDESDERLARLSWSKEQRLSLVSAMLETGISIPSMCLSGHRRFPFGSHDDALRQRAFEMMEQAIQLAKDVGIRTIQLAGYDVYYEPQDESTLARFTEGMQWAVERAAAAQVMLAVEIMDTAFMNSISKWKAWDTCLASPWFTVYPDVGNLSAWGNDVAQELALGIDRIAAIHLKDTYPVTDSSPGQFRDVPFGEGCVDFVAVFRTLKQLNYRGAFLIEMWTEKAEEPVAEIVQARRWIEQKMQQGGMTC encoded by the coding sequence ATGCGTCAGCACCCCTTGGGAATTTATGAAAAAGCCTTGCCGAAGCACCTGACCTGGCCCGAGCGGCTGGCGCTGGCCAAGGCCTGCGGTTTTGATTTTGTCGAAATGTCGGTGGATGAAAGCGACGAACGGTTGGCGCGTCTGAGTTGGAGCAAGGAGCAGCGGTTGTCGTTGGTCAGCGCCATGCTGGAAACCGGCATCAGCATCCCGTCGATGTGCCTGTCCGGTCATCGCCGCTTTCCCTTCGGCAGCCATGACGATGCGCTGCGTCAGCGTGCCTTCGAGATGATGGAACAGGCGATTCAACTGGCGAAGGACGTCGGCATCCGCACCATTCAGCTCGCCGGTTATGACGTCTATTACGAGCCACAGGACGAAAGCACCCTCGCCCGCTTCACCGAAGGGATGCAGTGGGCGGTCGAGCGCGCCGCCGCAGCGCAGGTGATGCTGGCGGTCGAGATCATGGACACCGCCTTTATGAACTCCATCAGCAAATGGAAGGCTTGGGACACCTGCCTGGCCTCCCCCTGGTTCACGGTCTATCCGGACGTCGGCAATCTTAGCGCCTGGGGCAATGACGTGGCGCAGGAGTTGGCGCTGGGTATTGACCGCATCGCGGCCATCCATTTGAAAGACACTTACCCGGTTACTGATAGCTCGCCGGGGCAGTTTCGCGACGTGCCGTTTGGCGAAGGCTGCGTCGACTTCGTCGCCGTATTCCGCACCCTGAAACAGCTTAACTACCGCGGTGCTTTCCTGATTGAAATGTGGACCGAAAAAGCCGAAGAGCCGGTGGCCGAGATCGTGCAGGCGCGCCGCTGGATCGAACAGAAAATGCAACAAGGGGGTATGACATGCTAA
- the araD gene encoding L-ribulose-5-phosphate 4-epimerase: MLTLPQLKQQVLEANLDLPRHNLVTFTWGNVSAVDRERGLVVIKPSGVEYEHMTVEDMVVVDLAKGHTVEGTKKPSSDTATHLALYREFADIGGIVHTHSRHATIWAQAGLDIPAWGTTHADYFYGAIPCTRLMTEDEIEHEYELETGKVIIDTFRRRGINPNAIPAVLVNSHGPFAWGKDAHSAVHNAVVLEEIAYMGIFSRQLTPGIHSMQPALLDKHYLRKHGKNAYYGQ; the protein is encoded by the coding sequence ATGCTAACGCTGCCGCAGCTTAAACAACAGGTGCTGGAAGCCAACCTGGACCTGCCGCGCCATAACCTGGTGACCTTCACCTGGGGTAACGTCAGCGCCGTGGATCGCGAACGCGGGCTGGTGGTGATCAAGCCTTCCGGCGTGGAATATGAACACATGACCGTCGAGGACATGGTGGTGGTTGATCTCGCCAAGGGGCATACCGTCGAGGGCACCAAAAAGCCCTCCTCCGATACCGCCACTCACCTGGCGCTGTACCGTGAATTCGCCGACATTGGCGGTATCGTTCACACCCATTCGCGCCACGCTACCATCTGGGCGCAGGCAGGATTGGATATCCCCGCCTGGGGTACCACCCATGCCGATTACTTCTACGGAGCCATTCCCTGCACCCGCCTGATGACCGAAGACGAAATTGAGCATGAATACGAGCTGGAAACCGGCAAGGTCATTATCGATACCTTCCGCCGTCGCGGCATCAATCCGAACGCCATTCCGGCAGTATTGGTCAATTCGCACGGGCCGTTCGCCTGGGGCAAGGACGCGCACAGCGCGGTGCATAACGCAGTGGTGCTGGAAGAAATTGCCTATATGGGGATTTTTTCACGTCAGCTGACACCGGGCATTCACAGCATGCAACCGGCGCTGCTGGATAAACATTACCTGCGCAAACACGGCAAAAATGCCTACTACGGGCAATAA
- a CDS encoding RluA family pseudouridine synthase: MSKIIDTFIAPPCHDQIETLYQDESLVLINKPAGLLSLSGKNPQNLDSVHHRLVQLFPGCTLVHRLDFGTSGLMVIARNKAINAALCQQFSQRTVTKVYSALLCGHLNDDEGVIDAAIAKDPTLFPLMSICSIHGKPARSRYRVVERTYRELKDGTLLPLTRVQLMPETGRTHQLRIHCRQLGHPILGCDLYGGRLLPGTEGTPRLMLHASELHFVHPVSEEKIKAHNASPF; encoded by the coding sequence ATGTCTAAGATTATCGATACCTTTATTGCCCCGCCGTGCCATGACCAGATAGAAACGCTGTATCAGGACGAGAGTCTGGTGCTTATCAATAAACCCGCCGGGCTGCTAAGCCTCTCGGGGAAAAATCCGCAAAATCTCGATTCGGTGCATCATCGGCTGGTGCAGCTATTTCCCGGCTGTACGCTGGTCCACCGCCTTGATTTCGGCACTTCCGGGCTGATGGTGATAGCGCGTAATAAAGCGATCAATGCCGCCCTTTGCCAACAGTTCAGTCAGCGTACTGTCACCAAGGTGTACAGCGCATTGCTCTGCGGGCACCTGAACGACGACGAAGGGGTGATAGATGCCGCGATTGCCAAAGACCCGACGCTGTTCCCGCTGATGTCGATTTGCTCAATCCACGGCAAGCCCGCTCGCTCACGCTATCGGGTCGTTGAACGCACTTATCGCGAGTTGAAAGACGGGACGTTACTGCCGTTGACGCGGGTACAGTTAATGCCGGAGACCGGGCGAACCCATCAACTGCGTATCCACTGCCGGCAGTTGGGCCACCCTATTTTGGGCTGTGATCTGTATGGCGGCCGTCTGCTGCCAGGCACCGAAGGGACGCCGCGATTGATGCTGCACGCCAGCGAACTGCATTTCGTTCATCCTGTCAGTGAAGAAAAGATCAAAGCCCATAATGCCAGCCCGTTCTGA
- a CDS encoding MFS transporter, producing MSQNTARISEIIDNAKISPYQILILTLCFLIVLLDGFDTAIIGYIAPALREEWQLLPAQLSPAFGAGLFGLLLGSLIFGPVADAIGRKRVLLASILIFGGGTLASAYTSSIESLTLLRLITGIGLGGAMPTCITLSSEYSPARRRMIMVTLSWSGFTAGLALGGILAGQIIPAFGWRGLLMLGGIAPLLLLPLLAWQMPESARFMTASPKHADSLRQVVERITGKSWAGVTIIDDERPALARSPISHLFIEGRAVRTLLLWVAFFCSLFVFYLLTSWLPSILKDTGYDIVHASRIGAMVPLGGTLGAILMALLMDRVGPYRVLALSYLGAALVIGATGYLMGDAYTLAVTVFLIGFGVAGAQNGLNLVSATLYPTAARVTGVSWAMASGRFGSIVGSMLGAWMIVAAGTSEMFFIWLALPVLVGSAAIFLLYRLSVNRRAPAPDSALSN from the coding sequence ATGAGCCAAAACACCGCTCGTATCAGCGAGATCATCGACAACGCGAAAATCTCGCCCTATCAGATCCTGATCCTTACTCTGTGTTTCCTGATTGTCCTGCTGGACGGTTTTGACACCGCAATCATCGGCTATATTGCCCCGGCGTTACGCGAGGAGTGGCAGCTGCTGCCTGCGCAGTTATCGCCGGCGTTTGGCGCGGGATTGTTCGGGCTGCTGCTCGGCAGCCTGATCTTCGGCCCGGTTGCCGATGCCATAGGGCGCAAGCGCGTGCTGCTTGCCTCCATACTGATCTTTGGCGGAGGCACTCTGGCCTCGGCCTACACCAGCTCAATCGAGTCGTTGACCCTACTGCGTTTAATCACCGGTATCGGTTTGGGAGGAGCGATGCCCACCTGTATCACCTTGAGCTCGGAATACTCGCCCGCGCGTCGGCGGATGATCATGGTCACCCTCAGCTGGAGCGGTTTCACCGCCGGTCTGGCGCTGGGCGGCATACTTGCCGGACAAATTATTCCGGCCTTCGGCTGGCGTGGCCTGCTGATGCTCGGCGGCATCGCGCCATTATTGCTGTTGCCGTTACTGGCCTGGCAGATGCCCGAGTCAGCGCGCTTTATGACTGCCAGCCCGAAACATGCCGATAGCCTGCGCCAGGTGGTCGAGCGCATCACCGGCAAAAGTTGGGCGGGCGTGACGATTATCGATGATGAACGCCCCGCGCTAGCCAGATCGCCAATCTCCCACCTGTTCATCGAAGGTCGCGCAGTGCGCACCTTGCTGCTGTGGGTAGCATTCTTCTGCTCGTTGTTTGTGTTTTATCTGCTCACCAGTTGGCTGCCGAGCATCCTCAAGGATACCGGTTACGATATCGTCCACGCATCGCGCATCGGTGCGATGGTGCCGCTGGGCGGAACCCTCGGTGCCATCCTTATGGCACTGCTGATGGACCGCGTCGGCCCCTACCGGGTGTTGGCCCTGTCGTACCTGGGGGCCGCGCTGGTGATTGGCGCTACCGGTTATCTGATGGGGGACGCCTATACGCTGGCGGTCACCGTCTTTCTCATCGGTTTCGGCGTGGCCGGGGCGCAGAACGGCCTGAATCTGGTCTCCGCTACCCTTTACCCTACCGCCGCTCGCGTCACAGGGGTCAGTTGGGCGATGGCGAGCGGTCGCTTCGGCTCGATCGTCGGTTCAATGCTTGGCGCCTGGATGATCGTCGCGGCAGGAACGTCGGAGATGTTCTTCATCTGGCTGGCGCTGCCGGTACTGGTGGGCTCTGCGGCTATTTTCCTGCTCTACCGGCTCAGCGTGAACCGCCGCGCCCCTGCGCCAGACTCCGCGTTATCAAACTGA
- the mscS gene encoding small-conductance mechanosensitive channel MscS: MKDLNVVDGINGAGNWLVKNQDLLIQYAVNIVAAIVIFIIGSIIARVVSNALNRVMKLRGIDATVADFLSAMARYGILAFTFIAVLGRVGVQTTSVIAVLGAAGLAVGLALQGSLSNFAAGVLLVAFRPLRAGEYVDLGGVAGTVDQVQIFSTTLRTADNKTIVVPNGKIIAGNIINYSREPNRRVDIVVGVAYNADIDVVKKVLGDVIAADKRIMHAKGVTVRLNEMAPSSLNFVTRSWTTNAEYWNVYFDLMENFKRALDANNIGIPFPQMDVHLYRTEDAATAKAE; the protein is encoded by the coding sequence ATGAAAGATCTGAATGTAGTAGACGGCATTAATGGTGCCGGTAACTGGCTGGTGAAGAACCAGGACTTATTGATTCAGTACGCGGTGAACATCGTCGCGGCTATCGTTATTTTCATCATTGGTTCGATCATTGCCCGCGTAGTCAGCAATGCGTTAAACCGGGTGATGAAGCTGCGCGGTATCGACGCTACGGTTGCCGACTTCCTGTCTGCCATGGCGCGTTACGGCATTCTGGCCTTCACCTTTATCGCAGTGCTGGGGCGCGTTGGCGTGCAGACCACGTCGGTAATCGCCGTATTGGGTGCCGCAGGTTTGGCCGTTGGCCTGGCGCTGCAGGGCTCGCTGTCCAACTTCGCTGCCGGGGTACTGTTAGTGGCTTTCCGTCCGCTGCGTGCCGGTGAATATGTCGATCTGGGCGGCGTGGCCGGTACCGTCGACCAGGTTCAGATTTTCTCCACCACGCTGCGTACCGCAGACAACAAAACCATCGTGGTGCCGAACGGCAAAATCATTGCCGGCAACATCATCAACTACTCCCGCGAGCCAAACCGCCGCGTAGACATCGTAGTTGGCGTGGCTTATAACGCCGATATCGATGTGGTGAAAAAAGTGTTGGGCGATGTGATCGCCGCCGACAAACGCATCATGCACGCCAAAGGCGTAACCGTACGCTTGAACGAGATGGCGCCATCTTCACTGAACTTTGTCACCCGTTCCTGGACCACCAACGCGGAATACTGGAACGTATACTTCGATCTGATGGAGAACTTCAAGCGCGCGCTGGATGCCAACAATATCGGCATTCCGTTCCCGCAGATGGATGTTCATCTGTACCGCACCGAAGACGCGGCTACCGCGAAAGCGGAATAA
- a CDS encoding DUF1345 domain-containing protein yields the protein MHIPSSIKHYWQVRPRLLLSVGAGILCYLLLPATLSELQRLMLGWNVLAWCYLLFLWRLMLISTPKHIRQLARAQDESASMVLALVSIGCLVSILSILFELSTAKQVSDSLKTLHLALTGATLVVSWLLLPTAFTMHYAHQFYRQGAQQDPLPLLFPGELKEPTYWDFAYFSFTIAVASQTADVAVGAAEVRKVALLQSVISFVFNLVILGLSINVGASLLG from the coding sequence ATGCACATTCCATCGTCAATCAAACACTACTGGCAGGTTCGGCCAAGGCTGCTGCTGTCCGTCGGCGCGGGCATCTTGTGCTACCTGCTGCTGCCCGCCACGCTTTCTGAGCTGCAGCGGCTGATGCTTGGCTGGAACGTTTTGGCCTGGTGCTACCTGCTGTTTCTCTGGCGACTGATGCTGATCAGCACGCCAAAGCACATCCGCCAACTGGCGCGTGCACAGGATGAGAGCGCCAGTATGGTGCTGGCACTGGTCAGCATCGGCTGTCTGGTGAGCATTTTGTCCATTCTGTTTGAGCTGAGCACCGCCAAACAGGTCAGCGACTCGCTGAAGACGTTGCATCTGGCGCTGACGGGCGCGACGCTGGTGGTGTCCTGGTTACTGCTGCCCACGGCATTTACCATGCACTATGCTCATCAGTTTTATCGTCAGGGCGCACAGCAGGATCCGCTGCCCCTGCTGTTTCCCGGCGAGCTTAAAGAGCCGACCTATTGGGACTTTGCCTATTTCTCGTTCACCATCGCGGTGGCCTCGCAAACCGCAGACGTGGCCGTTGGTGCGGCCGAAGTGCGCAAAGTCGCTCTGCTGCAATCGGTGATTTCCTTTGTCTTCAATCTGGTGATCCTGGGGCTGTCAATCAACGTCGGCGCCAGCCTGTTGGGCTAA
- the fbaA gene encoding class II fructose-bisphosphate aldolase, with the protein MSKIFDFVKPGVITGDDVQKVFAVAKENNFALPAVNCVGTDSINAVLETAAKVRAPVIVQFSNGGAAFIAGKGVKTDVPQGAAILGAISGAHHVHQLAEHYGVPVILHTDHCAKKLLPWLDGLLDAGEKHFAATGKPLFSSHMIDLSEESLEENIEICSKYLTRMAKLGMTLEIELGCTGGEEDGVDNSHMDASALYTQPEDVAYAYEKLNAISPRFTIAASFGNVHGVYKPGNVKLTPTILRDSQDYVSKKFNLPHNSLNFVFHGGSGSTDAEIKESVGYGVIKMNIDTDTQWATWDGILQYYKANEAYLQGQLGNPKGADQPNKKYYDPRVWLRSAQTSMITRLEQAFKDLNAVDVL; encoded by the coding sequence ATGTCTAAAATTTTTGATTTCGTAAAACCGGGTGTCATCACTGGTGATGACGTTCAGAAAGTATTCGCAGTAGCTAAAGAGAACAACTTTGCTCTGCCAGCAGTGAACTGCGTAGGTACCGACTCCATCAACGCCGTGCTGGAAACAGCGGCGAAGGTGCGTGCTCCGGTCATCGTACAGTTCTCTAACGGCGGTGCCGCGTTCATCGCCGGTAAAGGCGTGAAGACTGACGTTCCTCAGGGTGCAGCAATTCTGGGCGCTATCTCTGGTGCACATCATGTTCACCAGTTGGCTGAGCATTACGGCGTGCCGGTTATTCTGCACACCGACCACTGTGCGAAGAAACTGCTGCCATGGCTGGACGGCCTGCTGGACGCCGGCGAGAAACACTTCGCGGCCACCGGTAAGCCACTGTTCTCTTCTCACATGATCGACCTGTCTGAAGAGTCCCTGGAAGAAAACATCGAAATTTGCAGCAAATACCTGACTCGCATGGCGAAACTGGGTATGACTCTGGAAATCGAACTGGGCTGCACCGGCGGTGAAGAAGATGGCGTGGACAACAGCCATATGGACGCATCCGCTCTGTACACCCAACCGGAAGACGTGGCTTACGCGTACGAAAAACTGAACGCCATCAGCCCACGCTTCACCATCGCGGCGTCCTTCGGTAACGTGCACGGCGTATACAAGCCAGGCAACGTTAAACTGACTCCGACCATCCTGCGCGATTCTCAGGACTACGTGTCCAAGAAATTCAATCTGCCGCACAACAGCCTGAACTTCGTGTTCCACGGCGGTTCCGGTTCTACCGACGCAGAGATCAAAGAATCCGTAGGTTACGGCGTGATCAAAATGAACATCGATACCGATACCCAATGGGCAACCTGGGACGGTATCCTGCAGTACTACAAAGCGAACGAAGCTTACCTGCAGGGCCAGTTGGGCAACCCGAAAGGCGCCGACCAGCCGAACAAGAAATACTACGATCCACGCGTATGGCTGCGTTCAGCCCAGACTTCCATGATTACTCGTCTGGAACAGGCTTTCAAAGATCTGAACGCAGTAGACGTTCTGTAA
- the pgk gene encoding phosphoglycerate kinase: MSVINMSDLDLAGKRVLIRSDLNVPVKDGKVTSDARIRASLPTIEAALKQGARVMVTSHLGRPTEGEYNEEFSLLPVVNYLKDHLKNPVRLAKDYLDGVDVAEGELVVLENVRFNKGEKKDDETLSKKYAALCDVYVMDAFGTAHRAQASTHGVGKFAPVACAGPLLSAELEALGKALGNPARPMVAIVGGSKVSTKLTVLDSLSKIADQLIVGGGIANTFVAAQGNNVGQSLYEPDLIDNAKKLLETCDIPVPTDVRVATEFSENAVATVKQANEIQDNEQILDMGDVSAERLAVILKNAKTILWNGPVGVFEFPNFRRGTEIVARAIADSEAFSIAGGGDTLAAIDLFGIADKISYISTGGGAFLEFVEGKALPAVVMLEERAKQ; encoded by the coding sequence ATGTCTGTAATTAACATGTCCGATCTGGATCTGGCAGGTAAACGCGTTCTGATCCGCTCCGATCTGAACGTTCCAGTGAAAGACGGTAAAGTGACTTCCGATGCACGTATCCGTGCCTCCCTGCCGACTATTGAAGCTGCGCTGAAACAAGGCGCCCGCGTGATGGTAACTTCCCACCTGGGCCGTCCTACCGAAGGCGAGTACAACGAAGAATTCTCCCTGCTGCCTGTTGTCAACTATCTGAAAGACCACCTGAAAAACCCGGTACGTCTGGCTAAAGACTACCTGGATGGCGTTGATGTTGCAGAAGGCGAGCTGGTAGTGCTGGAAAACGTCCGTTTCAACAAGGGCGAGAAAAAAGACGACGAAACCCTTTCCAAGAAATATGCGGCACTGTGTGACGTGTATGTGATGGACGCCTTCGGCACCGCACACCGCGCGCAGGCTTCCACCCACGGTGTGGGCAAGTTCGCTCCTGTTGCCTGTGCCGGCCCGCTGCTGTCCGCAGAGCTGGAAGCGCTGGGTAAAGCACTGGGCAACCCTGCCCGTCCGATGGTTGCCATCGTGGGCGGTTCTAAAGTTTCCACCAAACTGACCGTACTGGATTCCCTGTCCAAAATCGCCGATCAGCTGATCGTCGGTGGTGGCATCGCCAACACCTTCGTGGCGGCGCAGGGTAACAACGTGGGCCAGTCTCTGTATGAACCTGATCTGATCGACAACGCCAAGAAACTGCTGGAAACCTGCGACATTCCGGTTCCGACCGACGTGCGCGTGGCGACCGAGTTCTCTGAAAACGCGGTTGCGACCGTGAAACAGGCGAACGAAATTCAGGACAACGAGCAAATTCTGGATATGGGCGACGTCTCAGCCGAGCGTCTGGCCGTTATCCTGAAGAACGCCAAAACCATTCTGTGGAATGGCCCGGTTGGCGTATTCGAGTTCCCTAACTTCCGTCGGGGCACCGAAATTGTCGCTCGCGCTATCGCAGACAGCGAAGCCTTCTCTATCGCAGGCGGCGGCGACACCCTGGCAGCAATCGACCTGTTCGGCATTGCTGACAAGATTTCCTACATCTCAACCGGCGGCGGCGCCTTCCTGGAGTTCGTGGAAGGTAAAGCGTTACCGGCGGTTGTGATGCTGGAAGAGCGCGCTAAGCAGTAA
- the epd gene encoding erythrose-4-phosphate dehydrogenase has translation MTIRIAINGFGRIGRSVLRALYESGRRAEISVVAINELANAEGMAHLLKYDSSHGRFAWDVRQECDMLTVGDDTIRLLHQPTVEQLPWGELGVDVVLDCSGVYGSRADGEAHLAAGAKKVLFAHPGGNDLDATIVFGVNHQTLLAEHRIVSNASCTTNCIIPVIKLLDDAFSIESGTVTTIHSSMNDQPVIDAYHQDLRRTRAASQSIIPVDTKLAAGITRVFPQFCDRFEAISVRVPTINVTAIDLSVSVSSAVKVAEVNQLLQMAARGSFRGIVDYTELPLVSIDFNHDPHSAIVDGTQTRVSGQHLIKTLVWCDNEWGFANRMLDTTRAMAASGF, from the coding sequence ATGACAATCCGCATAGCGATTAACGGCTTTGGCCGCATCGGCCGCAGCGTTTTACGCGCACTGTATGAATCGGGACGAAGAGCGGAAATTTCCGTGGTGGCGATCAACGAATTGGCGAACGCCGAGGGGATGGCCCACCTGCTGAAATACGACTCCAGCCATGGCCGTTTTGCCTGGGATGTTCGCCAGGAATGCGACATGTTGACCGTCGGGGACGATACCATTCGTTTGCTGCATCAGCCGACGGTGGAACAGCTTCCCTGGGGCGAGTTGGGCGTTGACGTGGTGCTGGACTGCAGCGGCGTGTACGGCAGTCGGGCGGATGGCGAGGCCCATCTGGCGGCGGGGGCGAAGAAAGTGTTGTTCGCTCACCCCGGCGGCAACGATCTGGACGCCACCATCGTGTTTGGCGTCAACCATCAGACGCTGCTGGCAGAACACCGCATCGTGTCCAATGCGTCATGCACCACCAACTGCATTATTCCGGTGATCAAGCTGCTGGACGATGCCTTCAGCATCGAATCGGGCACGGTGACCACCATTCACTCTTCGATGAACGATCAGCCGGTGATTGACGCCTATCACCAGGATTTGCGGCGCACCCGCGCGGCGAGCCAGTCGATTATTCCGGTCGACACCAAGCTGGCCGCCGGTATTACCCGCGTTTTTCCGCAATTTTGCGATCGTTTCGAAGCGATTTCCGTACGTGTACCGACCATCAACGTGACGGCCATCGATCTCAGCGTCAGCGTCAGTTCGGCGGTGAAAGTGGCAGAGGTCAACCAGCTGTTGCAAATGGCCGCACGGGGATCTTTTCGTGGTATAGTTGACTATACGGAACTACCATTAGTCTCGATCGATTTTAACCATGACCCGCACAGCGCTATCGTCGACGGTACGCAGACTCGGGTCAGCGGACAACACCTGATCAAGACCTTGGTCTGGTGTGATAATGAATGGGGCTTTGCCAACCGGATGTTGGATACAACACGGGCAATGGCCGCAAGCGGTTTCTAG
- a CDS encoding LysR substrate-binding domain-containing protein: MKHKTRIMNNLPILSDLRVFVLVARRAGFAAAADELGVSPAFISKRIALLEKALEVTLLHRTTRRVAITEDGERIYEWAQRILNDVDQMMDELSDARQAPQGTLRIVSSFGFGRRFVGPALSALALQYPALELRLDVSDRLVDLVSEGFDLDIRIGDDIAPNLIARKLAQNQRILCASPEYLQRCGTPKNLSELSGRACLAIKERDHPFGLWRLQGPQGEEAVKVTGGLSSNNGEIVHQWCLDGQGVALRSFWDVRESIENGWLVHILPDYYQPADIWAVYVSRLATSAKVRVTVEFLRDYFRQHYGEASLLSEYLARR; encoded by the coding sequence GTGAAACATAAAACACGAATCATGAATAATCTGCCTATTCTGAGTGACCTGCGGGTGTTTGTGCTGGTGGCGCGGCGCGCCGGGTTTGCCGCCGCTGCCGACGAGCTGGGGGTTTCACCGGCATTCATCAGCAAACGCATCGCGCTGCTGGAAAAGGCGCTGGAGGTCACGTTGCTGCATCGCACTACGCGGCGGGTGGCAATCACCGAAGATGGCGAACGCATTTACGAGTGGGCGCAGCGCATTCTCAACGACGTCGATCAAATGATGGATGAGCTTTCCGACGCCCGTCAGGCACCGCAGGGCACGCTGCGCATTGTCAGCAGCTTCGGTTTCGGTCGGCGTTTTGTCGGCCCGGCACTGTCGGCGCTGGCGCTGCAGTACCCGGCACTGGAGCTGCGGCTGGACGTTTCCGATCGGCTGGTGGATTTGGTTAGCGAAGGTTTTGATCTGGATATCCGCATCGGTGATGACATTGCTCCCAATCTGATCGCCCGTAAGCTGGCGCAGAACCAGCGTATCCTGTGCGCCTCTCCGGAATACCTGCAGCGTTGCGGCACACCCAAGAACCTGAGTGAGCTGTCCGGACGCGCTTGCCTGGCGATCAAGGAGCGCGACCATCCTTTTGGCCTGTGGCGGCTGCAGGGGCCGCAGGGGGAGGAGGCGGTAAAGGTGACCGGCGGGCTGTCGTCCAACAACGGTGAAATCGTGCATCAATGGTGCCTGGATGGGCAGGGCGTGGCGCTGCGCTCCTTCTGGGACGTGCGGGAGAGCATTGAAAACGGCTGGCTGGTGCATATTCTGCCGGATTACTACCAGCCGGCGGATATTTGGGCGGTGTACGTTTCGCGCCTGGCGACCTCGGCCAAGGTGCGGGTGACGGTCGAATTTTTGCGCGATTATTTCCGCCAGCACTATGGCGAAGCCTCGTTGTTGTCGGAATACCTGGCGCGTCGCTAG